One stretch of Prunus persica cultivar Lovell chromosome G1, Prunus_persica_NCBIv2, whole genome shotgun sequence DNA includes these proteins:
- the LOC18789818 gene encoding two-component response regulator ARR11 — MESSFSSPRNDSFPAGLRVLVVDDDPTWLKILEKMLKKCSYEVTTCGLARDALNLLREKKDGYDIVVSDVNMPDMDGFKLLEHVGLEMDLPVIMMSVDGETSRVMKGVQHGACDYLLKPIRMKELRNIWQHVFRKKIHEIRDIESHESIEGIQLIRNGSDQYDEGYFFSAEDLTSSRKRKDVDNKYDDKDFSDCSSAKKARVVWSVDLHQKFVKAVHQIGFDKVGPKKILDLMNVPWLTRENVASHLQKYRLYLSRLQKENDIKSSFGGTKHSDYSSKDLQGILSVQNSINIQQNDVAHGSYRFSGNNLVAQNADPKSNEGDIKGIVSEPVAEPKKGTTGNIPDSQKTRSSQMDFNSSYAETQKGLVGNVPDSQKIRSSQMRVNHSFASVESEVNLTAFDSTIPATYSWNKIQLEKEHKPLIQLNNGFSKPQLPGPQHHFQADQLQSIPSISSRPSIPGGDVTGSSKSKPSYSEYTNHHGSHVSPTISPTISATDSFPGQTKSCVVDHQLSETISTSTSNMKNQGINLSTDLESAQRNLILGSTSPFASLDDEFQICWYQGDCYGMNLELQNVEFSEYTDPTHVTEVPAHLYDALRFEYPCDPSEYSVLDQGLFIA; from the exons ATGGAGAGTAGCTTCTCTTCTCCTCGAAACGATTCGTTTCCGGCTGGCCTCCGAGTTCTCGTCGTCGATGATGATCCAACTTGGCTTAAGATCTTAGAGAAGATGCTCAAGAAGTGCTCCTATGAAG TGACTACATGTGGTTTGGCAAGAGATGCTTTAAACTTGCTTCGTGAAAAGAAAGATGGATATGACATTGTAGTCAGTGATGTAAACATGCCTGACATGGATGGTTTTAAACTTCTCGAGCATGTTGGACTTGAGATGGATCTTCCTGTTATCA TGATGTCTGTTGATGGAGAAACGAGTAGGGTAATGAAAGGTGTTCAGCACGGAGCATGTGATTATCTTCTTAAGCCAATAAGAATGAAAGAACTGCGTAATATATGGCAGCATGTATTCAGAAAGAAGATACATGAGATCAGAGACATTGAGAGTCACGAAAGCATTGAAGGTATTCAGCTGATAAGAAATGGATCAGATCAGTATGATGAGGGATACTTTTTTAGTGCAGAAGACCTTACTTCAtcgagaaaaagaaaggatgtTGATAACAAATATGATGACAAAGACTTTTCTGATTGTTCATCCGCAAAAAAAGCTAGAGTTGTTTGGTCTGTAGACCTTCATCAGAAATTTGTAAAAGCAGTACATCAGATTGGATTTGACA AAGTTGGTCCGAAGAAGATACTTGACCTGATGAACGTGCCTTGGTTGACAAGAGAAAATGTTGCTAGCCACTTGCAG AAGTACCGGCTCTACTTGAGTAGgctgcaaaaagaaaatgatattAAATCTTCTTTTGGTGGGACAAAGCATTCTGATTATTCCTCAAAAGATCTTCAAGGAATTCTTAGCGTTCAGAACTCGATCAACATCCAACAAAATGATGTTGCACATGGAAGCTACAGATTTTCTGGCAATAATTTAGTTGCTCAGAATGCGGATCCAAAGAGCAATGAAGGAGATATAAAGGGGATTGTTTCAGAGCCTGTAGCAGAACCTAAGAAAGGAACGACTGGCAATATTCCTGATTCTCAGAAGACAAGGAGTTCACAAATGGACTTCAATAGTTCTTATGCAGAAACCCAAAAAGGTTTGGTTGGAAACGTTCCCGATTCCCAGAAGATCAGGAGTTCACAGATGCGCGTCAATCATTCTTTTGCATCAGTGGAATCTGAAGTAAACTTGACAGCATTTGATTCCACCATCCCAGCGACGTATTCTTGGAATAAAATTCAATTGGAAAAAGAGCACAAGCCACTTATTCAGTTAAACAATGGCTTCAGCAAGCCTCAACTGCCTGGTCCACAGCACCATTTCCAAGCTGATCAACTACAATCAATTCCTTCCATTAGCTCAAGACCTTCAATCCCAGGGGGAGATGTAACTGGCTCCAGTAAGAGTAAGCCTTCGTATTCGGAGTACACAAACCATCATGGTAGCCATGTAAGTCCAACAATAAGTCCAACAATAAGTGCAACTGACTCTTTTCCTGGTCAAACCAAGAGCTGTGTGGTAGACCATCAACTTTCTGAGACCATTTCCACTAGTAcatcaaacatgaaaaatcaGGGCATCAACCTGAGTACTGATTTGGAATCTGCCCAAAGAAACCTAATCTTGGGAAGTACATCACCTTTTGCTTCTTTGGACGATGAGTTTCAGATTTGCTGGTATCAAGGTGATTGTTATGGTATGAATCTTGAACTTCAAAATGTAGAGTTCTCGGAGTATACTGATCCTACTCATGTTACTGAAGTTCCTGCTCACCTGTATGATGCACTGAGATTTGAATATCCATGTGACCCATCAGAATATTCTGTCCTAGATCAAGGTCTGTTCATTGCATGA
- the LOC18792571 gene encoding protein WVD2-like 7: MGESACLMRSFSSPSKCSSEVKEGDPLRCLGESISFGRYMSEPLAWEKWSAFSHNRYLEEVEKFSKPGSVAEKKAYFEAHYKRKAAEKAAALLEVTNASASNVSESVNMYKNCDSFSNIESANGESHMVVDKQQENFVTNSEVVVCPADMSGPNPNVEGNQLDVSMVDGAEAVVQESVNLANPIQVEISNKFENDKDQDEIVATQEEKIPNKEAAGEENLASTNKKRLINSSPRLSTKGRASKAPMSPAKQATRVQTINGKNVTQKGKKFSSDLVDKRRLTGKSLHMSIHFSSRAGESETSKITSPVVEKTKNSRSNTTMFNISMNKPASRQSTARASVNGVLKQSSADLWSIDRREKTLLNKSVAGAIADGIWTSSSKEQSSTANGSKPRPPIASCPFIFKSQERAEKRKEFFQRLEEKKNAKEAEKKQLQLRSNKKEKAGGDVNKLRQCTGLKAKLNQDLSSGSQFPSNHLNKIPLAQPRSPRLGRQSTLSKALDPSSRPSVNSHRSNYATKKYKVSTNRSVPSLLKKNAHENSPPNIQS, from the exons ATGGGTGAATCAGCCTGTCTGATGAGATCGTTCTCTAGCCCTTCTAAGTGTTCCAGTGAAGTCAAAGAG GGGGACCCCCTTCGTTGCCTAGGAGAATCAATCTCCTTCGGCAGGTATATGTCAGAACCCCTTGCTTGGGAGAAATGGTCAGCATTTTCCCACAATCGCTACTTAGAAGAAGTCGAAAAGTTTTCCAAACCCGGCTCTGTTGCTGAGAAGAAGGCTTATTTTGAAGCTCACTACAAGAGAAAAGCTGCTGAGAAAGCAGCAGCCTTGCTTGAGGTAACAAATGCAAGTGCCAGTAATGTCTCAGAGTCAGTAAATATGTACAAAAATTGTGACAGCTTCTCCAACATAGAGTCAGCGAATGGAGAGAGCCATATGGTTGTCGATAAACAACAGGAAAATTTTGTAACAAATTCGGAGGTAGTAGTATGCCCAGCTGATATGAGTGGCCCTAATCCAAATGTTGAAGGGAATCAATTGGATGTTTCCATGGTGGACGGAGCAGAAGCAGTGGTTCAAGAAAGCGTTAATTTGGCGAATCCTATTCAGGTTGAAATCTcaaacaagtttgaaaatGACAAAGACCAAGATGAGATTGTTGCCACCCAAGAAGAGAAGATTCCAAATAAG GAAGCAGCTGGTGAGGAGAATCTAGCTTCAACGAACAAGAAAAGATTGATAAACTCTTCCCCAAGGTTATCCACTAAAGGTAGAGCATCCAAGGCCCCAATGTCTCCTGCCAAACAAGCAACTCGTGTGCAAACCATAAATGGGAAAAATGTCACTCAAAAGGGTAAGAAATTTTCGTCAGACTTAGTTGACAAGAGGAGATTGACTGGAAAATCTCTCCACATGTCAATCCATTTCAGTTCTCGTGCTGGTGAAAGTGAAACCAGTAAAATAACTTCACCAGTTGTGGAGAAGACCAAAAATTCAAGAAGTAACACTACTATGTTTAATATCTCCATGAATAAGCCGGCTTCTCGACAAAGTACGGCTAGG GCATCTGTTAATGGGGTATTAAAGCAGTCTTCAGCAGACCTATGGTCCATAGATAGAAG GGAAAAAACATTACTTAATAAGTCGGTGGCTGGTGCAATTGCAGATGGGATATGGACATCCTCCTCAAAAGA ACAATCTTCTACTGCAAATGGAAGTAAACCACGACCCCCTATTGCATCATGTCCTTTTATCTTCAAGAGTCAAGAAAGAGCAGAAAAGCGTAAAGAG TTCTTTCAGAGGctggaagagaagaaaaatgccAAGGAGGCTGAAAAGAAGCAGCTGCAACTGAGATCTAATAAAAAG GAAAAAGCTGGAGGGGATGTTAATAAACTGCGTCAGTGCACTGGCTTAAAAGCCAAACTAAACCAAGATCTGTCTTCAGGATCACAATTTCCAAGTAACCACTTGAACAAG ATACCTCTGGCACAGCCTCGGTCACCAAGACTTGGAAGGCAGTCTACTCTCAGCAAGGCCCTGGACCCAAGCTCTAGGCCTTCAGTCAATTCTCACCGCTCCAACTATgccacaaaaaaatataaagtgaGCACAAATAGATCAGTGCCTTCTCTTTTGAAGAAGAATGCTCATGAGAATTCTCCTCCCAATATCCAGAGTTGA